The Longimicrobium sp. nucleotide sequence CCTGTGGGGCGCCATCCCGGCGAGCTACGTCGCGGGGAAGCTGGCGCGCGGCATCGACCTGCGCGAGCACGGCAGCGGCAACCTGGGCGCTACCAACACCTTCCGCGTGCTCGGGGCGAAGGTGGCCGCGCCGGTGATGGTGTTCGACATCCTCAAGGGCTTCCTCCCCGTCATCCTCTTCTCGCGCCTCGACGGCACCGGCGACTGGCGCTGGGGGCTGGCCTACGGCGCGGCGGCCATCGTCGGCCACGTCTTCTCCATCTACATGGGCTTCCGCGGTGGCAAGGGGGTGGCGACCTCCGCGGGCGTCTTCCTGGCCGAGGCGCCGCTCGCGGTCGGCGTGGGTCTCGTCGTCTGGCTGGTCGTGCTGCGGGCCACGCGGATGGTGTCGGCGGGCTCCGTTGCGGCCGCGCTGGTGGTGGGCATCCTTCTGCTGCTGCCCTTCTCGCGCGTGCCGGCGGAGGTGCGGATCCTGGGGTGCGCGGTGTGCCTGTTCGTGATCTTCGCCCATCGATCGAACATCCAGCGCATCCTGAACGGCACCGAGGCGCGCTTCGGACAGGGGCGCAAGCCGGAAGAGGCCACCGTGGGTGCGGCCGCCGTCGCCGCCGACGCGGAGGAGCCGTCGTGACCGCGCGCGCTGCGGTCATCGGCGCGGGGAGCTGGGGGACGGCGCTCGCCAACCTCCTCGCCAAGAAGGGGACGGAGACGGTCCTCTGGAGCTACGAGCGCGACGTGGCCGAGGCCATCAACTCCGAGCACCGCAACCCGCGCTACCTGGAGGGCGTCGACCTCGCCCCTTCCCTTCGCGCCACGGGGGAGATGGCGGAGGCGCTGGCGGACGCGCAGCTGGTCGTCTCCGTCTCCCCATCTCACGTAGTGCGGCAGGTGATGGCGGGCGCGGCGCGGCACATCGAGCCCGGCGCGCTGGTGGTCAGCGCCAGCAAGGGGATCGAGAACGAGTCGCTGATGACGATGGACGAGGTGCTGGGCGAGGTGCTGCGCGGCGACAGGGTGGCCGGCTGCGCCTTCCTCTCCGGGCCCAGCTTCGCGCTGGAGGTGGGGCTGGAGCACCCGACCGCCGTCACCATCGCCGCCACGGACGAGGCGGTGGCGCGGCGGGCGCAGGAGGCCTTCCAGACGCGCTACTTCCGCGTCTACACCAGCACCGACGTGCGCGGGGTGGAGCTGGGCGGGTCGCTGAAGAACGTGATCGCCATCGCGGCGGGGGTGGTGGACGGGCTGGGGTTCGGCAACAACTCGCGCGCGGCGCTGATCACCCGCGGGCTGGCGGAGATGACGCGCCTGGGCGTGGCCGCCGGCGCCGATCCGCGCACCTTTGCCGGGCTGGCGGGGATGGGCGACCTGATCCTGACCTGCACCGGCGCCCTCTCGCGCAACCGCTCCGTGGGCGTGGAACTGGGCCGCGGGAGGAAGCTGGACGACATCCTGGGGGGGATGGTGATGGTGGCCGAGGGTGTCCGCACCGCCAAGTCCGCGCACGATCTCGCTCGGAAGCTGGGGATCGAGATGCCCATCGTCGACGCGATGCACGCGATCCTGTTCGAGGGGCTGGACCCGCGCGAGGCCGTCACCACGCTGATGCTGCGCGAGCCGAAGGCGGAGGTGTGGGGGTGATGCGCGATCCGGAATCGCGCACGGGCGGCGTGGGACGGGCGGCGTGGGACGGGCGGCTGAAGCCGCGGCTGGAACATTGGAAAGCCTCGCAAACTGCGCGAGGCTTCAACTGCACGCGGGGCATGCGGCGGGTGCGGATGATCGCACATTCCGCGGTGGCCGACCTGCAGCCTGCGAAGCAGGCTTCCCAATGTTCCAGCCGCGGGTTTACCCGCCCGGGCAGATCCGCCCGCGGAGGAACGAGTTGATCGGCAGACGCGAGTTCCTGGCAGGCATGGCCGCGGTCGCGATCGGTGGCCGGTCGGCGCTGAGAGCAACGGAAGGGAGAGCGGGGATGTACGGGTTGATCGGGAAGATGCGCACGGTCGCGGGGCAGCGGGATGCGTTCCTCGCCATCCTGCTGGAATCGACTGGCGAGATGCCGGGGTGCCTGAGCTACGTCGTGGCCACGGATCCGGCCGACCCGGACGCGATCTGGGTGACGGAGGTGTGGGACAGCGAGGAAAGCCACCGCGCCTCGCTCTCGCTCCCCGCGGTGCGCGACGCGATCGCGCGCGGGCGGCCGCTGATCGCGGGCTTCGACTCGCACACGGTGACGACGCCCGTGGGCGGCGTGGGCTTGCCCGCGTCGGGATCCTGATCCGCACCGGCAGGAAATTGCGCGGCCGCCGGCTCCCGGGGATCGATGGGGGAGGGGAGACCTCGG carries:
- the plsY gene encoding glycerol-3-phosphate 1-O-acyltransferase PlsY encodes the protein MIRPLLFIALSYLWGAIPASYVAGKLARGIDLREHGSGNLGATNTFRVLGAKVAAPVMVFDILKGFLPVILFSRLDGTGDWRWGLAYGAAAIVGHVFSIYMGFRGGKGVATSAGVFLAEAPLAVGVGLVVWLVVLRATRMVSAGSVAAALVVGILLLLPFSRVPAEVRILGCAVCLFVIFAHRSNIQRILNGTEARFGQGRKPEEATVGAAAVAADAEEPS
- a CDS encoding NAD(P)H-dependent glycerol-3-phosphate dehydrogenase → MTARAAVIGAGSWGTALANLLAKKGTETVLWSYERDVAEAINSEHRNPRYLEGVDLAPSLRATGEMAEALADAQLVVSVSPSHVVRQVMAGAARHIEPGALVVSASKGIENESLMTMDEVLGEVLRGDRVAGCAFLSGPSFALEVGLEHPTAVTIAATDEAVARRAQEAFQTRYFRVYTSTDVRGVELGGSLKNVIAIAAGVVDGLGFGNNSRAALITRGLAEMTRLGVAAGADPRTFAGLAGMGDLILTCTGALSRNRSVGVELGRGRKLDDILGGMVMVAEGVRTAKSAHDLARKLGIEMPIVDAMHAILFEGLDPREAVTTLMLREPKAEVWG
- a CDS encoding putative quinol monooxygenase codes for the protein MYGLIGKMRTVAGQRDAFLAILLESTGEMPGCLSYVVATDPADPDAIWVTEVWDSEESHRASLSLPAVRDAIARGRPLIAGFDSHTVTTPVGGVGLPASGS